A genome region from Brassica oleracea var. oleracea cultivar TO1000 chromosome C2, BOL, whole genome shotgun sequence includes the following:
- the LOC106318945 gene encoding tocopherol O-methyltransferase, chloroplastic isoform X1, protein MKATLAPPSSLISLPRHKVSSLRSPSLLLQSQRLSSALMTTTATRGSVAVTAAATSSAEALREGIAEFYNETSGLWEEIWGDHMHHGFYDPDSSVQLSDSGHREAQIRMIEESLRFAGVTEEEKKIKRVVDVGCGIGGSSRYIASKFGAECIGITLSPVQAKRANDLAAAQSLSHKVSFQVADALDQPFEDGIFDLVWSMESGEHMPDKAKFVKELVRVTAPGGRIIIVTWCHRNLSQGEEALQPWEQNLLDRICKTFYLPAWCSTSDYVELLQSLSLQDIKCADWSENVAPFWPAVIRTALTWKGLVSLLRSGMKSIKGALTMPLMIEGYKKGVIKFGIIACQKPL, encoded by the exons ATGAAAGCGACTCTCGCACCACCCTCCTCTCTCATAAGCCTCCCCAGGCACAAAGTATCTTCTCTCCGTTCACCGTCGCTTCTCCTTCAGTCCCAACGGCTATCCTCAGCCTTAATGACAACGACGGCAACACGTGGAAGCGTAGCTGTGACGGCTGCTGCTACCTCCTCCGCTGAGGCGCTGCGAGAAGGAATAGCGGAATTCTACAACGAGACGTCGGGATTATGGGAGGAGATTTGGGGAGATCATATGCATCACGGCTTCTACGATCCCGATTCCTCTGTTCAACTTTCAGATTCCGGTCACCGGGAAGCTCAGATCCGGATGATTGAAGAGTCTCTACGTTTCGCCGGCGTTACTG AAGAGGAGAAAAAGATAAAGAGAGTGGTGGATGTTGGGTGTGGGATCGGAGGAAGCTCAAGGTATATTGCCTCTAAATTTGGTGCCGAATGCATTGGCATCACACTCAGTCCCGTTCAAGCCAAGAGAGCCAATGATCTCGCCGCCGCTCAATCACTCTCTCATAAG GTTTCCTTCCAAGTTGCAGATGCATTGGACCAACCATTTGAAGATGGTATTTTCGATCTTGTTTGGTCAATGGAAAGCGGTGAGCATATGCCTGACAAGGCCAAG TTCGTGAAGGAATTGGTACGTGTGACGGCTCCAGGAGGAAGGATAATAATAGTGACATGGTGCCACAGAAATCTATCCCAAGGGGAAGAAGCTTTGCAGCCATGGGAGCAGAACCTCTTGGACAGAATCTGCAAAACATTTTATCTCCCGGCCTGGTGCTCCACCTCTGATTATGTCGAGTTGCTTCAATCCCTCTCGCTCCAG GATATTAAGTGTGCAGATTGGTCAGAGAACGTAGCTCCTTTCTGGCCGGCGGTTATACGAACCGCATTAACGTGGAAGGGCCTTGTGTCTCTGCTTCGTAGTG GTATGAAGAGTATAAAAGGAGCATTGACAATGCCATTGATGATTGAAGGGTACAAGAAAGGTGTCATTAAATTTGGCATCATCGCTTGCCAGAAGCCTCTCTAA
- the LOC106318945 gene encoding tocopherol O-methyltransferase, chloroplastic isoform X2, whose product MKATLAPPSSLISLPRHKVSSLRSPSLLLQSQRLSSALMTTTATRGSVAVTAAATSSAEALREGIAEFYNETSGLWEEIWGDHMHHGFYDPDSSVQLSDSGHREAQIRMIEESLRFAGVTEEKKIKRVVDVGCGIGGSSRYIASKFGAECIGITLSPVQAKRANDLAAAQSLSHKVSFQVADALDQPFEDGIFDLVWSMESGEHMPDKAKFVKELVRVTAPGGRIIIVTWCHRNLSQGEEALQPWEQNLLDRICKTFYLPAWCSTSDYVELLQSLSLQDIKCADWSENVAPFWPAVIRTALTWKGLVSLLRSGMKSIKGALTMPLMIEGYKKGVIKFGIIACQKPL is encoded by the exons ATGAAAGCGACTCTCGCACCACCCTCCTCTCTCATAAGCCTCCCCAGGCACAAAGTATCTTCTCTCCGTTCACCGTCGCTTCTCCTTCAGTCCCAACGGCTATCCTCAGCCTTAATGACAACGACGGCAACACGTGGAAGCGTAGCTGTGACGGCTGCTGCTACCTCCTCCGCTGAGGCGCTGCGAGAAGGAATAGCGGAATTCTACAACGAGACGTCGGGATTATGGGAGGAGATTTGGGGAGATCATATGCATCACGGCTTCTACGATCCCGATTCCTCTGTTCAACTTTCAGATTCCGGTCACCGGGAAGCTCAGATCCGGATGATTGAAGAGTCTCTACGTTTCGCCGGCGTTACTG AGGAGAAAAAGATAAAGAGAGTGGTGGATGTTGGGTGTGGGATCGGAGGAAGCTCAAGGTATATTGCCTCTAAATTTGGTGCCGAATGCATTGGCATCACACTCAGTCCCGTTCAAGCCAAGAGAGCCAATGATCTCGCCGCCGCTCAATCACTCTCTCATAAG GTTTCCTTCCAAGTTGCAGATGCATTGGACCAACCATTTGAAGATGGTATTTTCGATCTTGTTTGGTCAATGGAAAGCGGTGAGCATATGCCTGACAAGGCCAAG TTCGTGAAGGAATTGGTACGTGTGACGGCTCCAGGAGGAAGGATAATAATAGTGACATGGTGCCACAGAAATCTATCCCAAGGGGAAGAAGCTTTGCAGCCATGGGAGCAGAACCTCTTGGACAGAATCTGCAAAACATTTTATCTCCCGGCCTGGTGCTCCACCTCTGATTATGTCGAGTTGCTTCAATCCCTCTCGCTCCAG GATATTAAGTGTGCAGATTGGTCAGAGAACGTAGCTCCTTTCTGGCCGGCGGTTATACGAACCGCATTAACGTGGAAGGGCCTTGTGTCTCTGCTTCGTAGTG GTATGAAGAGTATAAAAGGAGCATTGACAATGCCATTGATGATTGAAGGGTACAAGAAAGGTGTCATTAAATTTGGCATCATCGCTTGCCAGAAGCCTCTCTAA